A window of the Leptospira brenneri genome harbors these coding sequences:
- the yidC gene encoding membrane protein insertase YidC, whose amino-acid sequence MQNDSTNRQSRLFLALFLSLAVWMGINYFFFPPQPPKPKTADEVSNKENSEKEKTSESSADKKSELKKPSTETSKLNPVKPEDVKTFSLKTDSFLIRFSSLGGRITEYYIKDHKEPDGSEFAVAKDPKFEIEFDGKKEKAVELTRGQGFDFNIIEDKDTIPFSAYNLVNFSSSYNAETKTVVFEAPSLDGKFTIQKKFQFFPSENYFKFHLTLTNRSNETINISSSKSDVYFRSFSSLGPVLKKKEDFNDRDNAHYFRYYYLDGSFKDHVDGTSTQGFFDNLFGSNDGKDTRYEIKKGSNDKVDFVGTGSRYFIGVIDPLNDNPSGVLLDNRKGNETGVLLVYDNWKLGPGEEVNLDFAAYVGVRELDGTAFRDSSLDPKINKNSVFAGLSDSLDKSFNQGITTPLRNGIVWILKKIYLVIPNYGWAIVIFAILFKLAFYPLNKKQAESMKKMQELSPQIKLINEKYADDPKLKQEKTVELYKKNGTNPMSGCLPMLVQIPIFIALYTAFSDTVDLWNSPFLWINDLSEPDTVYTTPKLAFIGALAINVLPLIMVATQVVQSRMTTVSSDPNQKMMMYMMPVIMLYFFWSMPAGVTMYWTMQNILSIIQQVYTNKFGKSEDKKPTNNGPEPANNASAVARPGFRNQNKKKK is encoded by the coding sequence ATGCAAAATGATTCCACAAACAGACAAAGTCGTTTATTCCTAGCGCTATTTTTAAGTTTAGCGGTGTGGATGGGTATAAACTATTTCTTCTTTCCCCCACAACCACCGAAACCAAAAACTGCTGACGAAGTTTCTAATAAAGAAAATTCCGAAAAAGAAAAAACTAGCGAAAGTTCGGCGGATAAAAAATCAGAATTAAAAAAACCATCAACTGAAACAAGCAAACTGAATCCAGTAAAACCTGAGGATGTAAAAACTTTCTCACTCAAAACGGATTCTTTTTTAATTCGATTTTCTAGTTTAGGTGGAAGAATCACTGAGTATTATATCAAAGATCATAAAGAACCAGACGGTTCAGAATTTGCTGTTGCCAAAGATCCTAAGTTCGAAATCGAATTTGATGGAAAAAAAGAAAAGGCAGTAGAACTCACTAGAGGACAAGGTTTTGACTTCAACATCATCGAAGACAAAGATACTATCCCTTTTTCAGCATATAACTTAGTAAATTTTAGTTCTAGTTACAATGCAGAAACTAAAACTGTTGTCTTCGAAGCGCCTTCGTTAGATGGTAAATTCACCATCCAAAAGAAATTTCAATTTTTCCCTTCTGAAAATTATTTTAAATTTCATTTAACACTTACCAATAGATCCAACGAAACCATCAATATTTCATCATCAAAGTCTGATGTTTACTTTAGATCCTTTAGTTCTCTTGGGCCAGTACTTAAGAAAAAAGAGGATTTTAACGATCGTGACAATGCTCACTACTTTCGTTATTACTACTTGGATGGAAGTTTCAAAGACCACGTAGATGGAACAAGTACACAAGGATTTTTTGATAACTTATTTGGTTCAAATGATGGAAAAGATACTCGTTACGAAATCAAAAAAGGCTCAAACGACAAAGTTGACTTTGTGGGAACAGGAAGCCGTTATTTCATCGGTGTTATCGATCCATTGAATGATAATCCTTCAGGGGTTCTTCTTGATAATCGTAAAGGAAACGAAACAGGAGTTCTTCTTGTTTATGATAATTGGAAACTTGGGCCTGGTGAAGAAGTAAACTTAGATTTTGCGGCTTATGTCGGAGTTCGTGAACTTGACGGAACTGCTTTCCGTGATAGTTCACTTGATCCAAAAATCAATAAAAACTCTGTGTTTGCAGGACTGAGTGATTCTCTAGACAAATCCTTTAACCAAGGGATCACAACCCCTTTACGAAATGGAATCGTTTGGATCTTAAAAAAGATCTATTTAGTGATTCCTAACTATGGTTGGGCGATTGTAATTTTTGCCATTCTTTTCAAATTAGCATTTTATCCGCTGAACAAAAAACAGGCGGAATCAATGAAAAAAATGCAAGAGTTATCTCCTCAGATTAAACTCATCAATGAAAAGTATGCAGACGATCCAAAGCTCAAACAAGAAAAAACAGTAGAACTGTACAAAAAGAACGGAACCAACCCAATGTCTGGTTGTCTTCCGATGCTCGTTCAGATTCCTATCTTTATCGCATTATATACTGCGTTCTCTGATACTGTGGATCTTTGGAATTCTCCATTTTTGTGGATCAATGATTTAAGTGAACCAGATACAGTTTATACAACACCTAAATTAGCATTTATTGGAGCTCTTGCCATCAATGTGCTTCCACTGATTATGGTGGCTACACAAGTGGTTCAGTCTCGAATGACAACTGTTTCGAGTGATCCAAACCAAAAGATGATGATGTACATGATGCCAGTAATCATGTTATACTTCTTCTGGTCCATGCCAGCAGGTGTGACTATGTATTGGACAATGCAAAACATTCTATCCATCATACAACAAGTATATACAAACAAATTCGGTAAATCCGAAGATAAAAAACCAACAAACAACGGCCCTGAGCCAGCAAACAACGCTTCCGCGGTAGCCAGACCTGGATTTAGAAACCAGAACAAAAAGAAAAAATGA
- the mnmE gene encoding tRNA uridine-5-carboxymethylaminomethyl(34) synthesis GTPase MnmE translates to MIDTIAALSTASGPGAIGILRVSGSAVLPIALSVLQKNGSPLTEEFIKNQKRTAIFCDFVDQEKPLDQIVFFYFPSPNSYTGEDLAEFHLHGNPILLKRALQILFEKGSRPAQKGEFTKRAYLNGKINLSGAEAISRLIEARSRYELELAQKNVFGEITKLSSKIRSDLISLKAECEAEIDFSTEDLTFESLEQRKNRMSSLRDLCSKLIQDSERAETLILQSTVVLFGEPNTGKSSLMNLLIGKDRSIISDIPGTTRDYIAEELSLDGIPIRLVDTAGIRETSDNIEQMGIERSKREADSANVKLLLIDTSIPFDKSSFLTKHKDRLHSSILVANKVDQKHKNWNRKDLEDLQKDFDLEITEISCKTKEGIPQLLEILKSKLTSKDNSEDIVLLEDRQRYHIQKIESSLSEAIRLMEDEAPAEIYIQEINSSLKEIGEVNGHVENEEILGRIFSKFCVGK, encoded by the coding sequence TTGATTGATACCATAGCGGCATTGTCCACTGCCTCAGGTCCCGGAGCGATTGGCATCCTTCGGGTATCGGGCTCTGCCGTTTTGCCCATTGCCCTTTCCGTTTTGCAAAAAAACGGCTCTCCTCTGACTGAAGAATTCATTAAAAATCAAAAACGCACTGCTATCTTCTGCGATTTCGTAGACCAAGAAAAACCTTTAGACCAAATTGTATTTTTTTATTTTCCATCACCTAACTCTTATACAGGTGAAGATTTGGCAGAGTTTCACTTACATGGAAATCCAATCCTTCTCAAACGAGCTCTACAAATTTTATTTGAAAAGGGATCCCGTCCTGCACAGAAAGGTGAGTTCACCAAACGCGCTTACCTAAATGGAAAAATCAATTTATCGGGTGCTGAAGCCATCAGCCGACTCATAGAAGCACGTTCCCGGTATGAACTAGAATTAGCTCAGAAAAACGTATTTGGCGAAATTACAAAGTTAAGTTCCAAAATCAGAAGTGATCTCATTTCATTAAAAGCAGAATGCGAAGCAGAAATTGATTTTTCAACAGAAGATTTAACCTTTGAAAGTTTGGAACAAAGAAAAAATCGAATGTCTTCTTTACGTGATCTTTGTTCTAAATTAATTCAAGATTCGGAAAGGGCGGAAACTCTCATCTTACAATCTACTGTTGTTTTGTTTGGAGAACCTAACACAGGAAAGTCGAGTTTAATGAACTTACTCATTGGAAAGGATCGCTCCATTATCTCTGATATTCCTGGTACAACTAGGGATTATATAGCAGAAGAATTAAGTTTGGATGGAATTCCGATCCGTCTTGTTGATACAGCAGGTATCAGAGAAACTTCTGATAATATTGAACAAATGGGAATTGAAAGGAGTAAACGAGAAGCAGACAGTGCCAATGTAAAACTACTGCTCATTGATACCTCAATTCCATTCGATAAAAGTTCTTTTCTAACGAAACATAAAGATAGGCTTCACAGTTCTATCCTTGTGGCAAACAAAGTTGATCAAAAACATAAAAACTGGAACCGTAAGGATTTAGAAGATTTACAAAAAGATTTTGATTTAGAAATCACTGAAATTTCTTGTAAAACAAAAGAAGGAATTCCTCAACTATTAGAAATTCTAAAATCAAAACTTACATCCAAAGATAATTCCGAAGATATTGTATTGTTAGAAGATAGACAAAGATATCATATTCAAAAAATTGAATCTAGTTTATCAGAAGCGATTCGACTGATGGAAGATGAGGCACCTGCTGAAATTTATATCCAAGAAATCAATTCCTCTCTCAAAGAAATTGGCGAAGTCAACGGTCATGTTGAAAATGAAGAAATCCTTGGTAGGATTTTTAGCAAATTTTGTGTTGGTAAATAA
- the jag gene encoding RNA-binding cell elongation regulator Jag/EloR: protein MNNYIFEAEGKTKGEAEEYSLETLRLQPGDLRFEVVDSGKSGFLGITQKKPAVVRAFVANNDIPSEKIIHGVIITILKKMGIPAEVVGMGDVDGKIYVELTSKESGLIIGKRGGTLDSLQFLLNLMVDPKIRHNRKIVLDIESYRDKRELSLIRLAKSVAASVIKSGRSKLLDPMNPFERRIVHMAIQEDERVFTRSEGNGTFKRVRVISAKEKHKYKDLEDPSKKGLPVEDFADGVDQEDLD, encoded by the coding sequence ATGAATAATTACATTTTCGAAGCCGAAGGAAAAACGAAAGGTGAGGCAGAAGAATATTCGCTCGAAACCCTTCGCCTCCAACCCGGCGATTTACGATTCGAAGTAGTTGATTCCGGAAAATCCGGATTTTTAGGAATCACTCAAAAAAAACCAGCCGTTGTACGTGCGTTTGTTGCTAACAACGACATCCCATCCGAAAAAATCATTCACGGGGTAATCATTACCATTTTGAAAAAAATGGGAATCCCTGCGGAAGTGGTTGGGATGGGTGATGTAGATGGAAAAATCTATGTCGAACTTACCAGTAAAGAATCTGGACTCATCATCGGAAAACGAGGTGGCACTTTAGATTCACTACAGTTCCTTCTCAACCTAATGGTTGATCCAAAAATTCGTCACAATAGAAAAATTGTATTAGATATCGAATCCTATCGCGACAAACGAGAGTTATCTCTCATTCGATTGGCAAAATCTGTAGCGGCGTCGGTAATCAAATCAGGAAGATCTAAACTACTTGATCCAATGAATCCATTTGAAAGAAGAATTGTTCACATGGCAATCCAAGAGGATGAAAGAGTATTTACTAGATCAGAAGGAAATGGAACTTTTAAAAGAGTTCGAGTCATCTCTGCAAAAGAAAAACACAAATACAAAGATTTGGAAGACCCATCCAAAAAAGGTCTCCCAGTAGAAGACTTTGCAGACGGAGTAGACCAAGAAGATCTTGATTGA